The segment gctgttgcattggctaacgcaaggagctatctactgctgctactctgccttacagtggagagaattgacgatgaattctggaaactatcattggaccaactcgatgtcaaGATTGCAtcctggttgttgattggttagggaggccGTCCTCCCTTGAGGAATCATTTTACGTGTCTCTtccaaagaaaagagaaaaaatatgttgtaaataatactaagatttggtaatggtttatttcaaccaaatgttcttttttatattttgatctctctcttgcctctcaaaaaatagaataaaatgaaataaaaatatattttatcaaattttttaccagacctgatgtgcgtgccaaatttggtgagtttttgagcatgtttagggaatcaaatttaggtctgatgttccgtaataataaagaaagaaagaagaaagaaacaaacacatgaaatacaatagtGCCTTTCCATCTTcggtgctcaggccctaattataTTTTCCCTGTTATCGATTGGGATGGGAACACGTGAACGGAGTCGTGAGCAATCGTGATCATTTAAGTCATGCTGGCAGCTCAAACAGATATccacaaataaaatgtgtcttctttttttatcacaaCATTTTCAATGTGTGCATTGTACAAGTCAATGTTAGCAAACACCTACACACTAAGTAAAAAAACTGTTGGATAAAAATCTCTGACCAACAATAAGATTGAGAGGAGAGGGCTGCtgatgcatctgtgtgtgtgtgtggcatatGTGCCTTACTTTAGGGCACTGGGCTTCCCCGTGACAGTCCCTTTGCTGTAATCTACAACCTTTGACTAGAAGTTTGTGTCTTCTCCCATTAATTCACACTGTTAAATTATTTAGTTAAATtagttaaattatttattaaaattatctacatacaatatatattacAATACCGTAAACTATAAAGgtgaatgtgtgaatatttcagtGAGAAGGATCCTGTAGTGTATAGGTATATACAGctgtatgcaaaagtttgggcaccttTTGACAAATCACatattttagtgattttttaattgaaaagatgtaaacacagttaCTCTAGGATAtggaaaaaacaatattttcagcaaacaaaagTCAAGTTTAATCAACAGTTTGtaaaagagttttaaaagtAGGAGCAGATTCTGTTTTATAAAGGATTTCAGGTAAATATCAGCTAATAACTCAAAGTATGTAAATTCTGATTGGACTTTCCTAAATGTTAATGGTGAGGGGTGTAACTTAAAGGACGGTTCACAGTCTTTCaagtctgtgttaaaacaacagtcaggtgtccatatgaacagtgaaagaggttttcctcgctgtaatcattccttctgttcatactggatattaaaagatccttcaaatgtgctttcaatggaagtgatggaggccaaaatccacagtgtgtccacacagtcatttaaaagtctctgtgaagcttatattcagcgtcagcagtctgagttagtcatatcaagtggatatctgacacatttacagtctttttagcatcaaattccctctttgtgtttcctcggacagtgtttccctgttgagctgcaggtggaagtatagtaacacaaagagggactttggcactaaaaagactgtaacgttgaaagatatctacttgatttgactcatttggacgctgaagcttcatattcgcgtcagataaacttttaaatacatttttgcacagaaggaggactgtggattttgtcctccatcacttccattgtgaggtcattatgaagggatcttctaatggtcagtatgaacaggaggaatgattacagcaagaaaaacagctttaatgttcattttggctcctgactgttgttttaagacacgtttgaacaattgtgaacccatcctttaataaCTACAGAaatcagctgttttaggaaattactgaacctTTTAAAAACGGCTACAAACCAGTGCAATAATTTACTGACTATTGACATGGAACAGgagtccacaggctgttggtCCAGACTGGTTTTCTGTGCCGACAGTGTTTTATTCTATTGGTACAGAACGAGTTTACAGAATTTATTGTCGAATCTCTTTCAACTGAAATATTGGttactgtacagttgacatgaAGTTTAACAATGTGCAACAATAGAAACATTTGGATAATTTCCTTCAGTAGAAAACAAACCTCTCAATAGATTGTAAAtcaattaagtaaaaaacaataatcagtgcagagagaaaatattgaaacatgATGATACAAAGCTGCATATGTAGACTAATAAGTGTTTggtaaagaaagcagaaaaacatttgtgattgttaatgaactgtaacagaaacacaaacacagcttctctgtaaaccagcttttattttttgtgtttggtgttcaACAAGTCACTGCTTACTCAGgccatgtttttaaagcttttaaacattaaaactaaaGACAGAGTTTagtttacacatttttacaatcacatatttacagatttctttAAATCATAATCAATCTATtcaatatttaaacaaacaaattggccaaagtggacagaaactaaacaaacCTCAGACAAGATAAGAAAATCctttatacacattatacatatattCTATTAATcaactgtagagctgcaactaatgattattttcattaacaattaaccttgttttaacctgtttttgaatcattatttactctataaaatgtcagaaaatagtgaaaatattcATCACAGTTTCTAAGAGTTCAAGGTAtctttgaatgttttgtctgaccaacagtccaaaacccaaaaatattcaagttaCCATCATATAGAGCAGAGAGTAGCAGCAaaacctcacatttaaaaagatggagCCTGAGGATGTTTGTctgacaaataatttaaatgattatcaatcaatcaattcatttctgttctgttgtCATTAAGTGTTTCAGCACTTATTACAGCCTGTAACATATTGACACATATTCTGTGGAGTCATGGTCTCAGCTGAACTCTACAATGAAGCTTTATGacactgtgaaatattcacactttgttttctgtggtttcacttcaaactgaaagttttgtttttttggaaactttgtgtttttgactcGAAATGAAACTAAAGTTCTGTGGATTTGATCAGATGTTTAAATAGAGATTTAATTTTAGATAGAAAtcctagtttgtgttttttctcataataaacaagaatgtgtttgtatatttactctcttcaaaaacaaagacacatttatgacataaaacaggTGATTACTCTactcagtttgattgacaggacagaTGATCAGAGGGGCAGAGTTTTTACCACCAAAATTAGGAGAGGGACAGAAGTATGGgtagagtttctcagtgaaggagcagccagtaaaggagtagataagagctgcagcatctacatcataaaaggagaccagaccttcctcataatccacaaacacccccaccttctgAAGCtgagactgcagagagagaacgACTGGAGGGTTATTACAAGCACTGtactcatttccatttctcaaCCATATAGTCCAGTAACCATCCTGAGGTCTCAGTGTGATGTTTCCCTTCCTGTTGATCGACTCTCTGGCCACTCCTAAATCCCAGTCAGTCTTCCCTTTAACTtgaacctcaaagtaaaatctgcctgaagagaaactctgctttcctaaaacacaaacacaaggagaaaatcTCTCTGGGTTGTTTGGTAGATTCTTCATCACATCACCACAATTTACTTGTTTctcatcatcagacaggatgacTTTAGGATGTGCTGTATCAGGATcaagagtcacatccactgcatactgctggacCCTCTTCAGCTCGACCTCAGCGAGcagcttcttcatctctttactgagcgtctcctccagctgagcCACAGCTCTCACCACAGTCCCCTCATATGATGGACGGACGCTGacctctgtccagtctttggtgGGTTGAGTAGCTTTCAGGGACGGGAAgttttggaggaggtggaggtggtcttCAGAGCGTGAGAGTTGCTTCACCTCAGAGCTTCTCTTCATCAGCTCAGAGATTTCCTgttccagctctttgatgaagtcttcagcctgtttctctgtcgttCTTTGCTTCTCTTCAATCGTCTCAATGAGCTCATTCAGGCTTCTCTCAACAGACTCCTTCAGAGCGATGAAGACCTGAACaccttctgctttctctctgtctgcagcttTCTTACTGAGGTCAACAGAGTGTTTGATCTCTTGAATCTTCAGTTGTctcttctggatcatctgctgaatttcagcctctgtcttccccagctctgccttctttccttcatattcttcttccagaggaacaaactcatgtgtcttgtggtctaaaacagagcagagcatgcagacacatgtcTGGTCGGTCTTACAGAACAGCTCCAGAGGTTTATCGTGCTTCATACACATCCTGTCTTCCAGGTTCTCCACAGGGTCCATCAGCTGATGTCTTTTCAGACGTGAAACTGTCAGATGAggctccaggtgagtctcacagtaggaggtcagacataccagacaggacttcagggccttcagtttggttccagtacagacgtcacagggaacttctcctggtttggcagcttgttgctctgagctgctgctgctggctttctgttgagcttcctgTCTGAACTGAGAAACCATCTCAGAAATAAAAGTATTCACACTCAACTTAGGCCTTTTGTTGAAAACCTCTTTACACACCGGACACAGGTACTGGTCATTACTGTTCCAGTGTtcagtgatgcagtttttgcagaagttgtgtccacatgaTGTGCTGACtggatcagtgaacacatccagacagatgcagcacagaaactgatcttcagatcgcagacagctggcagcagacatatctacacactgagtgtgaaaaacaaaagacacaatttgtttaaattaaatttccattatttgttcaaaaagaaataaagataattacTGTTGTATTAAGTATAACGTGATATTAGGTGAAGTAattttgaattatattttcCTGTTATTGATCGGGATGGGAACACGTGAACGGAGTCGTGAGCAACCGTGATCATTGAAGTCGTGCTGGCAGCTCAAACAGTTATCCACAAGGCTGCATGGTGagtttaaagttgttgtttactttgatgatgtgttttatgtgagctggtttacacaaacacagtaagagactgtcatctgcagctctttatctaacagctcattgtggctgtttctgcttgtactattcttccatacaatctttaaaatgaaccactgacaacataacacagaatatgtccatatcttgttgtgtagaCCAACTGTTATTGAAGAATAGcactgctaacaaagctctgctaacttGGTGACAAACACCTTTTTATTACCtccagctgcttcacaataaaagctgctgcttgttggtagaaagcttttaatgtgaaacagctacaggaaatagaatgcagtgtgtctgtagGAAGTGATAAGTAAATATCAATAAGACCAGGAAGGTTGGAGTGAAGCTGaactccaaaccacagagattcagttacaagttacaaaagtcctgagaactgacacagagagactgtttaaaaaacaattaaagttgtttcactgaatctgtgtaaaaacatctttagttaTATTGTCACTAATTTCACAAGTGtcagtatgaaatgaaaagagtggaacttcctgtctgctgtgttaaaactggttgttgaaacattaaatatgatcagttgtactcaccagtgtttggcagagactctgctgtgttgttgagaaagacttgatgaactcagtttaatttttatttggacagaagtggagagactcgactgcagctctgctgtcgCTCTGACAAACTTAAAGTTTCATTTCTGCAGAGTGACGTTGCAGCTGTCTTGTCTTTCCAGTGTTGCTCCTCCTCTTACTGCAGCTCTGATTGGGAGTTGTTTTCCTCCATCTTACTTACAGGAttattgtgaaatatcatggAGCAAAGGTGAGACTGTAAATAACAGGCAGCCAGTTTTCATGttaacttctttttctctttatcttgaACTGAGTTCAACAAATGTCATCTGGTCAACGTTGATGTTAAATCAACAGttatttcaaaacacattttttaacttcTACAAACGGTTTCCAGTTTACTTCACAAAATGAGGTGAAAGACAGTCAACAACAACTAAaggatgattttattttatctcatgcaGATACAATTTCTATATTTTGCTTCATGTTCTACCTTATTTGTTCCTTTGCTGTAAAGCCAAATAGTTCAGACTGTTTTGTGGTGAACCACCACAGTCCTGACAGGGATAAATGTAGAATCTATCATCTCTGGACTGAGTGATGCTTCACACTGCCAGCACTGCCCTTTGGGAGTTTGGGAGTTGTAGTGTGAACCCTGTTAGCCACAGAGCTAACGTCATGTCAGCAGCTCTGCTGCCAATCTAAGGTTTGGAAaatttaaagaattaaaaagtgtttgttagCAGGAGTTGGATGGTTTGAATCCTCAACCTATTTAAGTGAGAAGGATCCTGTAGTGTATAGGCAGTGTTGGGGTGGTTactcaaaaaatgtaatatattacacattacttgttactttttttaaaagtaatgcATTACTTTACTTAATTACTCCCTGTGAAAGGTAATTAATTACACTACTCGTTACATTACTTTGGCATTACTCCGCAATAACGCCTGAGATGCATTGTGGTGTAATTGCCAGTTGGTAGATTCTGTTTTATAAAGGATTTCAGGTAAATATCAGCTAATAACTCAAAGTGTATAAATTCTGACTGGACTGTCCTAAATGTTAATGGTGAGAGGTGTAACTTAaaagacaggttcacaatttttcaagtgtgtcttaaaacaacagtcaagtgtccatatttcaattcaatttttttcaattcagttttatttatatagcgccaaatcacaacaaaagtcatctcaaggcacttttcacatagagcaggccaagaccgtactctttaatatacagagaccgaacaattcccccatgagcaagcacttggcgacagcggtaaggaaaaactcccctttaacaggaacaAACCTCAAGCAGCacccggctctaggtgggcggccatgtgctttgaccggttgggttgagagagacagaagagggtggggggtgggggacacacagagaagcagaataacagcagcaacaacaacagcaacaaccgCAGGAACAGCCGgagaaggacaggaggaagacAACAACGGTTTATGGTgtttcctgcggatgagaaagcacaaagaactctgTGGGAAGAAGTCAacttagtaacatgcattaatggtaaataaatacatacagatggagaagagaagagaggagctcagtgcatcatgggaagccccccagcagtctaggcctatagcagtataactaagggctgatccaaggcgagcttGGCCGgtcctaactataagctttatcaaaaaagaaagttttaagcctattcttaaacatagagaggatGTCTGCACCctggaccgaatctggaagatggttccacaagagaggagcctgatagctgaaggctctgcctcccattctacttttggagactgtaggaaccaccagtaggcctgcattctgggagtgcagtgttctggtggggtaatacggtactatgagctcttcaagatatgatggtgcctgaccattaagggctttgtaagttaggagaaggattttaaattcaattcttgattttactggaagccaatgcagcaaagctaaaatgggagagatatgatctctttttctagtttttgtcagtacacgtgcagctgcattctggaccagctggagagtctttagagacttgttagggcagcctgataataatgagttgcaataatccagcctagaagtaacaaatgcgtggactagtttctctgcatcttgttgagacaggatgtgcctcATTTTTGCAATActacgtaagtgaaaaaaggcagtccagTGAGAgttgaaggacatatcctgatcaaagataactcccagattccttacggtggtgctggaggccaggctaatgccatctagagtagctatatcattagataatgtgtttttaaggtgtttagggccaagcacaataacttcagttttgtctgagtttaatagcagaaaattgcaggtcatccaggtctttatgtccttaaggcatgcttggagtttagttaactgattggtttcatctggcttcattgataaatatatttgggtatcATCTGTGTAGctatgaaaatttatggagcGTTTCccaataatattacctaaaggaagcatatataaggtgaataatattggtccaagtacagaaccttgtggaactccgtgtcaAACTTTTGCTTTCATGGcggattcatcattaacatgtacaaactgaaattgatctgataaataggatttaaaccagcttaatgcagttcctttgatgccaattaaatgttccagtctctgtaataggatttgatgatcaattgtgtcaaatgcagcattaagatctaacaagacaagtacagagacaagtcctttgtctgatgcagtcaggaggtcatttgtgactttcaccagtgctgtctctgtgctatgatgcctctaaatcctgactgaaaatcatcaaataaactattgttatgtagaaagtcacataactgattagagactgctttctcaaggatcttagagagaaggttagatataggtctatagttggctaagaCGCCTGAATcgagagtaggcttcttaagaagaggtttaattacaacTACTGTaaaaggactgtggtacatagcctgttactaaagacagattgatcatatctagtaaagaagtgcttATTATGGGAAAGACTTCCgtaagcagcctagttgggatggggtctaagagacaggttgaagGTTTGGATGAAGAAATCGTTGAAGTTAATTCAGAAAGgtcaattggagaaaaacagtccaaaaatatGTCAAGTTTCACAGCTGCTTCTAGGGTTCCTGAGTTTGTGGATAAATCAGTGCCTGTTGGGGCAGAGACTGTTGAACTTTGTCTCTAacagttagaattttatcattaaagaagctcatgaagtcattactactAGAGCCATTGGAATACATGGATCTGACTCTGTCAGTTTGgtcaaagtgctgaaaagaaacctagggctgtttttattctcttctattaatgatgagtaataggctgctctggcattacagatgGCCTTCCTATATGTTATAAGACTATTTTGCCAGGTTAAGCGAGCTTCTTCTAGTTTGGTAaaacgccaaatcctttccagtTTTCGCGATATTTGCTTTACTTTGCGAgtttgggagttaaaccattgagctaacctcttatgttttattattttcctttataagggggcgatggagtcgagtgttattcgtaatgagcctgcagcaccaTCGACAAGATTATtaatttgggagggactaaaattAGCATAGGAGTCATCTgaagtattgagacatggcagtgaattcagtattgttggaattgcttccttaaatttagctacagcactatcagatagacatctagtgaagacatttttgtccaaTGGCGTGTAGTCCAGTAGtaggaattcaaaagttgttaagtaatggtctgataaaataggattttgtggaaaaactatgaAACATTCAATTTCAATGCCGTAAGTCAGCACAAGATCAAGGGTGTGATTAAtacagtgagtgggtttatttacactctgagagaagccaattgagtctaacaATGAGATAAACGCAGTGCTCATTATcgacgtccacatgaatattaaaatcacctactataattactttatctgtactaaggactaagtttgaattcctatctgaattctcagagtttttatcagaGTACggaccaggaggacggtacactataacacatagaactggctgtaaagttttccaggttgggtgagagag is part of the Thunnus albacares chromosome 3, fThuAlb1.1, whole genome shotgun sequence genome and harbors:
- the LOC122974511 gene encoding E3 ubiquitin-protein ligase TRIM21-like; the protein is MSAASCLRSEDQFLCCICLDVFTDPVSTSCGHNFCKNCITEHWNSNDQYLCPVCKEVFNKRPKLSVNTFISEMVSQFRQEAQQKASSSSSEQQAAKPGEVPCDVCTGTKLKALKSCLVCLTSYCETHLEPHLTVSRLKRHQLMDPVENLEDRMCMKHDKPLELFCKTDQTCVCMLCSVLDHKTHEFVPLEEEYEGKKAELGKTEAEIQQMIQKRQLKIQEIKHSVDLSKKAADREKAEGVQVFIALKESVERSLNELIETIEEKQRTTEKQAEDFIKELEQEISELMKRSSEVKQLSRSEDHLHLLQNFPSLKATQPTKDWTEVSVRPSYEGTVVRAVAQLEETLSKEMKKLLAEVELKRVQQYAVDVTLDPDTAHPKVILSDDEKQVNCGDVMKNLPNNPERFSPCVCVLGKQSFSSGRFYFEVQVKGKTDWDLGVARESINRKGNITLRPQDGYWTIWLRNGNEYSACNNPPVVLSLQSQLQKVGVFVDYEEGLVSFYDVDAAALIYSFTGCSFTEKLYPYFCPSPNFGGKNSAPLIICPVNQTE